The Leucobacter rhizosphaerae genome includes a region encoding these proteins:
- a CDS encoding ATP-dependent DNA helicase — MSGPHAAPTAGGSRGAVFSAARIAEILAVPPAPPLSPTAEQQRMIEHPLGGSTLVVAGAGSGKTETMANRVVWLVANGLVQPDQVLGLTFTRKAAGELRERISGRLAAFAARLQERAELGELGPSELERADALISLLADGIDIPEVSTYNAFAAGVLQEFGAAAAVDPDSVIIDEATAWRIARETVLGSEDPDLVMSELRLASLVRHIIDLDHAVADHLSSLDRVDQVVGEFARVIDLPYNTKELQGERSGKVYADVRTAVAQLAETPLITRLAREFAAEKRRRGVIEFSDQLALATRALERSPDGIAVLRRRSRVVLLDEVQDTSVGQTRFLAMIFAGASVMAVGDPHQSIYGWRGASAEGLRSFHEDFRGRGAPPRTPAATLSLSTSWRNPGRILEVANTIAAPLTAESVIEVPELQPRPGAAAGTVEWCFPETIHEERQAVARWFREARDTFVAEHGELPSAAVIFRKRSHMAGFSAALTREGVPNRIVGLGGLLTTPEVTDVVSTLRCVWYADAGGDLIRLLSGPRFRVGVADLAGLRDAARWFAGRDVSQQPLAAEDVAADRVLPDPDRQFTLIDALDQIASMRSLDHFALRGISAVGRTRLQEAGRVLATLRQGVGGSIGELLNSTVQALRLDIELDANEARHAETDGQVHANLDVFSDLVESYLAVDTRGTLASLLEWIERATEADETAEHVAAPTPGTVQLITAHGSKGLEWDLVAVPRLVAGEFPGPARAGAGWLRTGQIPDELRGDASARPELRWRLADTQQELKTRIGEYREELKERHADEERRLAYVAVTRSAERLLLSGSFWGGQTRARGPSPFLGELAERGLLGGGDCALPAESAHEADPSELAELTLEWPLDPLGTRAPVVLRAAETVRQALKATAEGAPPAEPVDEVVQLLLAERAATEERRLGGARSSAEGPPRSDARRVADAQTLPDRITASTFHDFVEDPVGAERRRLRPVPQRPYRRTRIGNRFHEWVERRSTTARGTSLPLAGFDVDVADPAGGMSDRESPEELLSASGLEAGRGVEAVPSVEAELQPLIEQFERSRWADLQPIAVEQEVTLPFAGRSLVCKLDAVYRSDGPDGTRYEVVDWKSGRSPRTEDERRSRFFQLDLYRHAYAQWAGVDPERIDVALYYVAEGVELVGDAPRSLEELEEIWLAAAERVVDGV, encoded by the coding sequence ATGAGCGGTCCTCACGCAGCACCGACGGCGGGTGGGTCGCGCGGCGCAGTGTTCTCCGCGGCGCGCATCGCGGAGATCCTCGCCGTCCCGCCGGCACCTCCGCTCTCGCCGACGGCGGAGCAGCAGCGCATGATCGAGCACCCCCTCGGCGGGAGCACCCTCGTCGTCGCCGGCGCGGGCAGCGGCAAGACCGAGACGATGGCCAACCGGGTGGTGTGGCTCGTCGCGAACGGACTCGTGCAACCGGATCAGGTCCTCGGCCTCACCTTCACCCGCAAAGCGGCGGGGGAGTTGCGCGAGCGCATCTCCGGTCGGCTCGCCGCGTTCGCAGCCCGGCTGCAGGAGCGTGCGGAGCTCGGCGAACTGGGTCCGTCCGAGCTCGAGCGCGCCGACGCGCTCATCTCGCTCCTCGCCGATGGGATCGACATTCCCGAGGTCAGCACGTACAACGCCTTCGCGGCGGGAGTGCTGCAGGAGTTCGGGGCGGCTGCGGCCGTCGATCCGGACTCGGTGATCATCGACGAGGCGACGGCGTGGCGCATCGCCCGCGAGACCGTGCTGGGGAGCGAGGATCCGGATCTGGTCATGAGCGAGCTGCGACTCGCGTCCCTGGTGCGGCACATCATCGACCTGGATCACGCGGTCGCGGACCACCTGAGCTCCCTCGACCGGGTCGACCAGGTCGTCGGAGAGTTTGCCCGCGTCATCGACCTGCCGTACAACACAAAGGAGCTCCAGGGCGAGCGCAGCGGCAAGGTCTACGCCGACGTGCGCACGGCCGTCGCGCAGCTCGCAGAGACCCCGCTCATCACCCGACTCGCACGGGAATTCGCCGCGGAGAAGCGCCGCCGCGGAGTTATCGAGTTCTCCGATCAGCTCGCCCTGGCGACCCGCGCGCTGGAGCGGTCACCCGACGGGATCGCGGTCCTCCGGCGGCGGTCCAGGGTCGTGCTGCTCGACGAGGTGCAGGACACGTCCGTCGGGCAGACCCGCTTCCTCGCCATGATCTTCGCCGGTGCGTCGGTGATGGCGGTGGGGGATCCGCACCAGTCGATCTACGGGTGGCGCGGAGCGTCGGCCGAGGGGCTCCGATCCTTCCACGAAGATTTCCGGGGCCGGGGAGCACCCCCGCGCACCCCCGCGGCCACGCTCTCGCTCTCGACGAGCTGGCGGAACCCGGGGCGCATCCTGGAGGTGGCCAACACGATCGCGGCGCCGCTCACCGCCGAGTCGGTCATCGAGGTGCCGGAGCTGCAACCCCGGCCCGGTGCTGCGGCCGGCACCGTCGAGTGGTGCTTTCCCGAGACGATCCACGAGGAGCGGCAGGCGGTCGCCCGCTGGTTCCGGGAGGCGCGTGACACCTTCGTCGCGGAGCACGGCGAGCTGCCGAGCGCGGCCGTCATCTTCCGGAAGCGCAGTCACATGGCCGGATTCTCAGCGGCGTTGACGCGGGAGGGGGTGCCGAACCGGATCGTGGGTCTCGGCGGCCTGCTCACGACCCCCGAGGTCACGGATGTCGTGAGCACGCTCCGCTGCGTCTGGTACGCGGATGCGGGCGGAGATCTCATCCGGCTCCTGTCCGGGCCGCGGTTCAGGGTGGGCGTGGCCGATCTCGCCGGACTCCGCGATGCGGCGCGATGGTTCGCCGGCCGTGACGTCTCCCAGCAGCCTCTCGCGGCGGAAGACGTGGCCGCCGACCGGGTGCTTCCGGATCCCGATCGGCAGTTCACCCTGATCGATGCGCTCGACCAGATCGCCTCGATGCGGTCGCTCGACCACTTCGCACTGCGCGGGATCAGCGCGGTCGGTCGCACGCGCCTGCAGGAGGCGGGGCGGGTACTCGCGACGCTGCGGCAGGGGGTCGGCGGCAGTATCGGCGAGCTCCTGAACAGCACGGTGCAGGCGCTCCGCCTCGACATCGAGCTCGACGCGAACGAGGCGCGGCACGCGGAGACGGACGGCCAGGTGCACGCCAACCTCGACGTCTTCTCCGATCTCGTCGAGTCCTATCTCGCCGTCGACACCCGGGGCACCCTCGCCTCGCTCCTCGAGTGGATCGAGCGGGCGACCGAGGCGGACGAGACCGCGGAGCACGTCGCGGCGCCGACCCCCGGCACGGTCCAGCTCATCACCGCGCACGGGTCGAAGGGTCTCGAGTGGGACCTCGTGGCGGTGCCGCGGCTCGTGGCCGGGGAGTTCCCGGGGCCCGCACGCGCCGGCGCCGGCTGGTTGCGCACCGGGCAGATCCCCGATGAGCTGCGCGGCGATGCGTCGGCGCGACCGGAGCTGCGGTGGCGTCTCGCGGACACGCAGCAGGAGCTGAAGACGCGGATCGGCGAGTACCGGGAGGAACTCAAGGAGCGGCACGCCGACGAGGAGCGTCGGCTCGCCTACGTCGCCGTGACCCGCTCTGCGGAACGGCTGCTGCTGAGCGGCTCGTTCTGGGGTGGCCAGACGCGAGCGCGGGGTCCGTCTCCCTTCCTCGGGGAGCTCGCGGAGCGCGGGCTGCTCGGTGGCGGCGACTGCGCGCTCCCGGCCGAGAGCGCGCACGAGGCGGATCCGAGCGAGCTCGCCGAGCTGACCCTCGAGTGGCCGCTCGATCCGCTGGGCACGCGCGCTCCGGTGGTGCTGCGTGCTGCCGAGACCGTGCGTCAGGCGCTCAAGGCGACAGCGGAGGGAGCACCGCCCGCGGAGCCCGTGGACGAGGTGGTACAGCTGCTGCTGGCCGAGCGTGCCGCCACGGAGGAGCGCCGCCTGGGGGGCGCCCGGTCATCGGCGGAAGGCCCTCCGCGCTCCGACGCTCGCCGGGTCGCCGACGCGCAGACCCTGCCCGACCGCATCACCGCATCAACCTTCCATGACTTCGTCGAGGACCCGGTCGGCGCCGAGCGCCGCCGCCTCCGTCCCGTGCCGCAGCGCCCGTACCGGCGCACCCGGATCGGCAACCGCTTCCACGAGTGGGTCGAGCGCCGCTCCACCACGGCGCGCGGCACGTCGCTTCCGCTCGCGGGATTCGACGTCGACGTCGCTGATCCGGCAGGGGGGATGTCCGATCGGGAATCACCGGAGGAACTTCTCAGTGCGTCCGGCCTCGAGGCGGGCCGAGGCGTCGAAGCCGTCCCGAGCGTCGAAGCGGAACTGCAGCCGCTCATCGAGCAGTTCGAGCGGTCGCGCTGGGCGGATCTCCAGCCCATCGCCGTCGAGCAGGAGGTCACGCTGCCGTTCGCCGGCCGCAGCCTCGTGTGCAAACTCGACGCCGTGTACCGCTCCGACGGACCGGACGGCACACGCTACGAGGTCGTGGACTGGAAGTCGGGCCGATCACCGCGCACCGAGGACGAGCGTCGCAGCCGGTTCTTCCAGCTCGATCTGTACCGCCACGCCTACGCGCAGTGGGCGGGAGTGGACCCGGAGCGCATCGACGTGGCGCTCTACTACGTCGCGGAGGGCGTGGAACTCGTCGGTGACGCCCCGCGGAGCCTCGAGGAACTCGAAGAGATCTGGCTCGCCGCGGCCGAGCGGGTCGTCGACGGCGTCTGA